The Henningerozyma blattae CBS 6284 chromosome 9, complete genome DNA segment tgtcttgtatttgatgaaagaatataattaaatagcCAATTCAAGGGAGATCTGTTGTCTATGgactttaaaatattagtaaTCAACATTGGAAATAGaacaataaaatttaataaaagtatTAAGGATTTATGAATGGGTTTTACcgttttaaaaatattaagccgatcaaatattaaataagaaataacaaaattaatgcttattgtaataaataatgatgataatgtaactttcaaaatttgaaaatatatggCATCTGAATggattaaaaatagaatgTTCGTTAATAGAACACTGAATATATTGCATTCGATAATGTCTAAGCTTTTAAGCTTagaaattttcattagaattCTAGCAAAACAATGATTCAGAATAATAGGAATTGGAATTAGGTACCAAGCATTAATGTTTGTACTTAGTTTAAAGTCATTTGTGTATACCCACAAAATAAGGATTGATTGAATGACAATAGTCctgaaaaatgaaaattctaagatatttattagTAATATACTGTTAATAATCGTTAAAgtcatattattttttaaacatgttaatgaaacaaaaaatgGCAAATAGAACAAATAAACGAagtcaaattttttatttgcgtatgtaataaaaaaaattggcaAAACACCCAGTAGTTCAACTTTAATCATTGCTTGATAATCACGGGGcattaaaagattaaatttatcatttgcAATAAGTACagtaaatataataattgcactttgaatataattttggaaTTGTAGGACTTCCATAGAGccttcatcatcaaaattataacTAATCTTATCTTGTGAATAAAcgctattattattgctatagatagaattatttttattgaagtttttataaaagttgttttctttttctgaATGCAAACTGTCGATTTCATCGAATTCTGATATAGAATCTGATGATAATGTGGTTATAGTAGTAGTAGCGGTCACAGTAGTAGCCACATTATCCAAATTGGAACTCTTTACGTAGGCAGccatatttaaatcaaagaCTCTTGGATTTAATAAAAGCAAAAAATGGAGTATATATCCAAAATATCAGTAAAAGTAAACCAAGTATTAGCAAtagaaatcaaatattttgggTAGAGTAATTGGTAAGGTATTTGGATGCAGAGTTTcgtaaaaatattaagcTATTACCACTAGAGtttaagaatatatatatttgtgtTTATATGAACGAGCGATCTGGGATACTTTAAAGTATAGTTGAAGTAAATGTTTGATCttataaaagataaaattttatcatattaGTCTTATGCTTCCCAttgttttatataaataaaataaaacgaAAACGCAAACAAACTTtcttttggaaaaaaatcGTATCCGTAGCCCAAAACAGCACATTATAGCCTAATAAGGAAATGACTAAAATAGGCG contains these protein-coding regions:
- the SEC59 gene encoding dolichol kinase (similar to Saccharomyces cerevisiae SEC59 (YMR013C); ancestral locus Anc_2.560), which translates into the protein MAAYVKSSNLDNVATTVTATTTITTLSSDSISEFDEIDSLHSEKENNFYKNFNKNNSIYSNNNSVYSQDKISYNFDDEGSMEVLQFQNYIQSAIIIFTVLIANDKFNLLMPRDYQAMIKVELLGVLPIFFITYANKKFDFVYLFYLPFFVSLTCLKNNMTLTIINSILLINILEFSFFRTIVIQSILILWVYTNDFKLSTNINAWYLIPIPIILNHCFARILMKISKLKSLDIIECNIFSVLLTNILFLIHSDAIYFQILKVTLSSLFITISINFVISYLIFDRLNIFKTVKPIHKSLILLLNFIVLFPMLITNILKSIDNRSPLNWLFNYILSSNTRQNILTIWLSILLLSIPTVTVFKNLISLNTSRKVWHFLILLCILKPFKMDPNFVKLSLSGSIIIILSVEYLRFLNLEPFDKVLNNYLKSFADARDSKGPLIISYIYLIVGVSTPLLFKDSPVGLISLGIGDSMASIVGQKIGKIKWPNSKKTIEGTLAFIVCTTITSVFLQTYLGYFPNIRKLNITLMCTLTGILEGNSTMNDNILIPAFMLICEQLLTSN